From Paenibacillus sp. FSL H8-0537:
AAGGAAAGGCGAGCGCTTTCCCGGCTGCGGGCCATGAATGAGCCGCTGACAAGCGGCTATTTGCGTTTCATTTCAAAAAACTCGCATTGCTCACGGGAAAAATAAGTAATATCGCTGACACTCGTTTGAATGACGACCTGCGTATCGTCGAAACGGACGATGTTTCCGCCAGAGCACACAATATAATCATTTTCAAAGACGCGCAGCCGAAGCTCCCGCTGAAGTGCCTCCTCGAAATCCGCATCCGTTATCAATTTACGGTTTATCGCCATCCTCAGACTCCTTTGCCCATTAAAATTAAACCTTATAAAAGCGGCATGCCCTAGCGCTATGATAGACCAGCTAGCGGCCCGTTGCAACAATGTGCCTCATATTCAGCCGTTTATTCAAATGGGATAAAAACCGCCTTAACAGCACTTGGTTTGTGCATTGACTGCTAGTACAATAGGAGGGAAAGCTTTAATGCGGGAAAGCTGGCAAGGCAAGCGGCAAGCTCCGCTGCCATAACGTCGGCCATTACACGCAGCGGGGCAGGTCCCGCTAATTTGAAGGAGGAATATAAATCGTGTCTGTACATAATGAACGAGTTGTCGTATTTGTCGGGTCCTATGCAGAGGCTGCGGCAAGCGGCGTATATGCGTATGCTTTTGATGAAAAGGAAGGCAAGCTTTCGCTGCTGGATGAAGTATCGGGCCTTAAAAATCCTACGTTTCTGAATGTGGATATTCCAAGCAAGAGGCTGTATGCCATTGCAGAAGGAGTATCCGCAGCAGGCGACAAAGTCGGCGATGCTGTAGCTTTTGCCATCGATACGGATAAAACAGCATTGACCGAGCTTAACCGCAGCGAAGCCATTACGGCTCCGGCTTGCCACATTCAACGCGATCCATCCAATCGCTACTTGCTGCTGTCAAGCTACCATGGCGGCAGAATCAGCCTTGTTGTGCTGACGGACAATGGCGAGGTGGGAGAGCTGCTGGATATCGCTCAGCATACGGGAGTCGGCCAGCACCCGGAGCGCCAAAATCAGCCGCATCCCCACAGCATCCAATTCAGCCCGGACGGCCGCTACCTGTTCTCGCCGGATCTGGGCATTGACCGCATTATGGCTTATCGCATTGATAATCAAGCGCACAAGCTGGTTTTCCATGGGGAAACATTGCTTCATGCAGGCGCTGGCCCGAGGCATATGGCTTTTCACCCGAATGGGCAATTTGCTTATGTTATTAATGAGGTAGATTCGACGATTACTGCGTTCCGTTACGATGCTGAGGCAGGCACGCTTGCGACGCTGGCAACCGTTCCAACGCTGCCGTCTGATTTTGATGGTGAAAATACATGCGCTGAAATTGCCGTCTCCGAGGATGGCAAATATGTATATGGCTCGAATCGCGGGCACGACAGCTTCGTAGTGTACGCCATTAATGAAGCAGACGGCAAGCTTACCCTTGCTGGTCATGTGCCGATTGAGGGCGAGCATCCACGCCATTTTGCTTTTGTGCCGGGCGGCCAATATATAATCGCGGCTAACCGCGATACGAATAATTTGGCTGTATTCCGCATAGATGTGGCAACAGGGCTGCCTGTGTATACCGGACATTCCGTTACGGTATCTGGGCCGGTGTATGTGCAGCCGGTGTTAGTATAACAGCAGGAAATAGTTGAGGTGGACGTGCCTTGAACATGCCTTGAATGCGGCGACAAGCGGAAAAGAGAGGTCAGCGGAGATGAAATGGCCATCAGCATGGGTGCAGACTGTCAAAAGCGTACATGGAGAACGCGGCGAGAAGTGGCTGGCTGAGCTGGATTTGCTGCTGGCAAGCTGTGCGGAGCGGTGGGAGCTGCGGCTGGCGGATCACACGCCGTATGAGCTGACCTTTAATCTGGTGCTTCCGGCGCTGCGGAAGGACGGGAGCGAGGCTGTGCTGAAGCTGGGCGTGCCGTCAGGGGAAAGCCGGACGGAGCTGGCAGCGCTTCAGCTATATGAAGGGCGCGGAGCGGTTCGCCTGCTGGCATCGGATGCGGAGCGCGGCGTTATGCTGCTGGAGCGGCTGAGGCCGGGACAGCTGCTCTCGGAAGTGGCAGACGATGCGGCGGCCGTCCGCATCGCTGCGGAAGTGATGCGTAAGCTGGCTGTGCCAGCAGCGGACGCAGTGGCTGCAGGGGAAGCGGCCGGAGGCGTGAGCTTCCCTACGGCTCTGCAGTGGGCGCGCGGGCTGGAGCGGCTGCGCCAGCGCTATGATGGCGGCACTGGGCCGCTGCCGGAGCCGCTCGCCCGGCAGGCGCAGCTGACCTTCGGCCAGCTATTTGCAACGGGCAAGAGCGAGCCGCAGCTGCTGCTGCATGGCGACCTGCATCAGGGCAATATTTTGTCCGCCGTGCGTGATGGGGAAGCGTCTGCCAGCTGGCTGGCGATTGATCCCAAAGGTGTCATCGGCGAGGCGGCTTATGGCGTCATTCCGCTGCTGATGAATAAGCTGCCTGAGACATGGGCGGAGCGAATCAAGCTGCTGCGTAATCGCGTCCATATCCTCAGCGAGGCCCTGTGCCTCAAGCCGGAGCGTGTTCTC
This genomic window contains:
- a CDS encoding lactonase family protein, giving the protein MSVHNERVVVFVGSYAEAAASGVYAYAFDEKEGKLSLLDEVSGLKNPTFLNVDIPSKRLYAIAEGVSAAGDKVGDAVAFAIDTDKTALTELNRSEAITAPACHIQRDPSNRYLLLSSYHGGRISLVVLTDNGEVGELLDIAQHTGVGQHPERQNQPHPHSIQFSPDGRYLFSPDLGIDRIMAYRIDNQAHKLVFHGETLLHAGAGPRHMAFHPNGQFAYVINEVDSTITAFRYDAEAGTLATLATVPTLPSDFDGENTCAEIAVSEDGKYVYGSNRGHDSFVVYAINEADGKLTLAGHVPIEGEHPRHFAFVPGGQYIIAANRDTNNLAVFRIDVATGLPVYTGHSVTVSGPVYVQPVLV
- a CDS encoding aminoglycoside phosphotransferase family protein — translated: MKWPSAWVQTVKSVHGERGEKWLAELDLLLASCAERWELRLADHTPYELTFNLVLPALRKDGSEAVLKLGVPSGESRTELAALQLYEGRGAVRLLASDAERGVMLLERLRPGQLLSEVADDAAAVRIAAEVMRKLAVPAADAVAAGEAAGGVSFPTALQWARGLERLRQRYDGGTGPLPEPLARQAQLTFGQLFATGKSEPQLLLHGDLHQGNILSAVRDGEASASWLAIDPKGVIGEAAYGVIPLLMNKLPETWAERIKLLRNRVHILSEALCLKPERVLAYGFSHMVLSAAWCVEDGVGDSAAALETAACFAELQREEPGLE